CGCAGCGCCTCGTGCACATATCGGCGCAGGTAGCAGCCGTCGTCCCCGGAAATTTCCGGTCAGTGACGGCGCGCCCGTCGAAGTCGTCGAGACCCAGACCAGCCTGCGAGCGCACCTCGCCTCGCTGGCCTGCCGGGTGACGATCCGCCCCGTGCTGGCAATCGGGAGCTACGTCCCGCACCTGCCGTGGCCGTTCGGGATTGTCGACCAGGTGGCCCGCGCGTTGACGCCGAAGCCCGGCACCGTGCGCGCCACCATCGAATTGCCGAACGCCGACGCCCTGCTGGTCCGCGCCCCCGGCGTGCTGCCGGCCGACGGGAAGCGGCGGGTGGTGCTGTACATGCATGGCGGCGCGTTCTTGACCTGCGGGGTGAACTCGCACGGGCCGATCGGCGTCTCGCTGTCGCAGTTCGCCGACTCCCCGGTGCTGATGGTCAACTACCGGTTGATCCCCAAGCATTCGGTGGGCATGGCCGTCGACGATTGTCACGACGCCTACCAGTGGCTGCGGTTGCGGGGCTACGGCCCGGAACAGATTGTGCTGGCCGGTGATTCGGCCGGCGGCTACCTGGCGATGACGCTCGCGCAGCGGTTGCAGGAGCAAGGCGAGCGCCCCGCCGCGCTGGTCGCGATCTCGCCGCTGCTGCAGCTGGCCAAGGAGCCCAAGCAGGCCCACCCCAACATCAAGACCGACGCCATGTTCCCGCCGCGGGCGTTCGACGCGTTGGTCAGCCTGGTGGCCAGGGCAGCGGCGAAATGCATCGTCGACGGCGAGCCCGAGCAGATGTACGAACCCCTCGACCACATCGAGCCCGGTCTGCCGCGAACCCTGATCCACGTGTCCGGATCCGAGGTGCTGCTCCACGATGCCCGGTTGGCGGCGCGCCGACTGGCCGCCGCGGGGGTCCCCACCGAGGTCAGGGTGTGGCGCGGCCAGATCCACGACTTCCAGCTGGGTGCGCCGCTGATCCCGGAGGCGACCCGCTCCCTGCGGCAGATCGGCGAATACATCCGCGAAGCCACCGGATAGAACGCCGTTCCCCCATGCTCTGGTGCCGTTCGAATCGGACTGGGCCAAGATGGAGGCATGCGGATCGCTCGGCACATCAGTGAACTCATCGGCAACACACCACTGGTTCGACTCAACTCGGTGGTGCCCGAGGGCGCCGGCACAGTGGTGGCCAAGATCGAATATCTCAACCCCGGCGGCAGCTCCAAGGACCGGATTGCCATCAAGATGATCGACGCCGCCGAGGCCAGCGGCGCGCTCAAACCCGGCGGCACCATCGTCGAGCCGACCTCCGGCAACACCGGCGTCGGGCTGGCGCTGGTCGCCCAGCAACGCGGCTACAAGTGCATCTTCGTGTGCCCCGACAAGGTCAGCGAGGACAAGCAGGACGTGCTGCGCGCCTACGGCGCGGAGGTCGTGGTCTGCCCGACCGCGGTCCCGCCGGAGCATCCGGACAGCTACTACAGCGTTTCCGACCGGCTTGTCGAGGAGATCGACGGCGCCTGGAAGCCAGACCAGTATTCGAACCAGATGGGCCCGGAAAGTCATTACGAGACAACGGGTCCGGAGATCTGGGCGGACACCGACGGCAAGATCACCCATTTCGTGGCCGGCGTCGGAACCGGCGGGACGATCACCGGCGCGGGCCGCTACCTCAAAGAGGTGTCGCAGGACCGCGAGGGTGGCCCCGTCAAGGTCGTCGGCGCCGACCCGGAAGGCTCGGTGTATTCGGGCGGCACCGGCCGGCCCTACCTGGTCGAGGGCGTCGGCGAGGACTTCTGGCCCAAGGCCTACGACCCCAAGGTTCCGCACGAGATCATCGCGGTGTCCGACGCCGATTCCTTCGAGATGACGCGTCGGCTCGCCCGCGAGGAGGCGCTGCTGGTCGGCGGCTCCTGCGGCATGGCCGTGGTGGCGGCCATCGAGGTGGCGGTCAAGGCCGGTCCCGACTCGCTGGTGGTCGTGCTGCTGCCCGACGGCGGGCGCGGCTACCTGTCGAAGATCTTCAACGACGAGTGGATGTCGTCCTACGGATTCCTGCGCGAGCGGCTCGACGGTTCGACGAACGAACCCACCGTGGGCGACGTGCTGCGCGGCAAGTCCGGCTTGCTGCCGGCGCTGGTGCACACCCACCCGTCGGAAACCGTGCGCGACGCCATCAACATCCTGCGCGAGTACGGCGTCTCGCAGATGCCGGTCGTTGGGGCCGAACCGCCCGTGATGGCCGGCGAGGTAGCCGGCAGCGTCTCCGAGCGGGAACTGCTCTCGGCGGTCTTCGAGGGACGCGCGCATCTGGCGGACGCGGTGGCCAAGCACATGAGCCCCGCGCTGCCGCTGGTGGGCGCCGGCGAGTTGGCGACCTCGGCGGCGAAGGCGTTGCGCGAATTTGACGCGGTGATGGTGGTCGAGGACGGCAAACCGGCCGGCGTGCTGACCCGCAGTGACCTGTTGGGCTTCCTCTCCGACAGCGGTTCGCGTCGGTAAGCGGACACGCTCGATTGGCCCGCTCTCGCGGGCCGTTCTCCGGTAGCGTTAGGCCGTTTTGGTAGCAAATTTCATACTGGAAGGCGCTTCATGACCGAAAATCCGCCACCCCCGCCGGGCGGTTACCCGCCGCCCCCACCGGACGGCGGCTACCCGCCGCCTCCGAGCAACTCTCCGCCCCCGCCGGCAGGCGGATATCCGCCACCGCCGTCGTCGGGCAGCGTTCCGCCCCCGCCGCCCGGCGGGTACCCGGAACCGCCCCAGTTCGGCGCCTATCCTCCGGCGCCCGGCTTCGGTCCGCAGCCCTTCAGCGTCGGCGACGGGCTGACCTGGGCCTGGCAGAAGTTCAGCAAGAACGCCTTGCCGCTGGTGGTCGTGACCCTGATCGCGCTCGTGCTGGTCAGCGTGGTGTCGATGATCTTCCAGAGCCTGTCGATGGCGGTCTCGCCCGGCTCGGCCGAATACGACTCCTACGACACCGGTTTCGACTTCTCGGCGACGGCCGACCTCAGCTCGACCGGCATCGTGGTGATGCTGATCGGCTATCTGGTGCTGCTCGTGGTGGGCGCGGCTGTCACCTCGGCCTACCTGGTGGGCATCTTCGACATTGCCAACGGCCGGCAAGTGGAAATCAGTTCGTTCTTCCGTCCGCAGCGCATCGGGGCGTTCGCCGTCCTGAGCCTGTTGGTGGGGATCGCCACCGGGGTCACCGTGTTGGTGTGCACGTTCCTGTTGAGCATGGTCTCGCCCGTCCTGGGGATCCTCGGAATCCTTCCGGGTCTGGTGGTGTCCATCCTCCTGCTGTTCTCCACGTTGGCGTTGCTCGACCGCAACCTGCGCCCCGTCGACGCGATGAAGTTCAGCTTTGAGCTGGTGAAGAACAACTTCGGCACGGTGCTGCTGGTCTGGCTTCTCACCATCCTGCTGGCGATCGTCGGCGTGCTGCTGTGCTTCGTCGGGTTGTTGGTCGCGGCGCCGGTCATCATGCTGCTCGAGGTCTACACCTATCGCCGTCTCAGCGGCGGGGAGGTTGCCCCCGCGCTGCCATGAGCGCTTGACACGGTCGAGGCGTCACCGCGGTGGCGCCTCGACTGCGTCCTCCGCGCTCCGCTGGCTCCGCGGAGCGCTGCGTCACCCGACTAGGCTTGAACTTATGAGCGAGCAACGTAGTCAGGCCGACGCGCACTCCTGGCAGGGGCTGGCCACCCGCGCCATTCACGCCGGATACCGGCCGGACCCGGCGACCGGGGCGGTCAACGCCCCCATCTTCGCCAGTTCGACGTTCGCCCAGGACGGTGTCGGCGGACTGCGCGGTGGATTCGAATACGCCCGTACCGGCAACCCCACCCGAGCGGCGCTGGAGGCGCAACTGGCCGCGGTCGAAGGCGGCACCTTCGGCCGGGCCTTCGCCTCGGGCATGGCCGCCACTGACTGTGTGCTGCGTGCGGTGCTGCGTCCCGGCGACCACGTCGTCATCCCCGACGACGCCTACGGCGGCACGTTCCGGCTGATCGACAAGGTGTTCACCCAGTGGGGCATCACCCACACGCCGGTGTCGCTGTCGGACCCGGACGCGGTGCGTGCCGCGCTGACGCCGCAGACCCGGCTGATCTGGATCGAGACGCCCACCAACCCCCTGCTGTCGATCGCCGACATCGAGGCGCTGTCGGCCATCGCCGCCGAGAACGGCGCGAAAGTCCTGGTGGACAACACCTTTGCCTCGCCCGCTCTGCAGCAGCCGTTGGCGCTGGGCGCGCACATCGTGTTGCACTCGACCACCAAGTACATCGGCGGACACTCCGACGTGGTCGGCGGCGCCCTGGTGACCGACGACGAGGAATTGGATTCCGCCTTCGCGTTCCTGCAGAACGGTGCGGGTGCGGTGCCGGGCCCGTTCGACGCGTACCTGACCATGCGCGGGTTGAAGACGCTGGTGCTGCGGATGCAACGGCATTCCGAAAATGCCGCCGCGGTGGCCGATTTCCTCGCCGAGCATCCCGAGGTCGACAGGGTCTACTACCCAGGCCGCCCCGATCACCCCGGCCATGAGGTCGCCGCGCGGCAGATGTCGGGCTTCGGCGGCATGATCTCGATCCGCATGCGCGGCGGCATCGAGGCCGCCCGCCGGCTCTGCGCCAGAACCGAACTCTTCATCCTGGCCGAGTCGCTGGGCGGGGTGGAGTCGCTCATCGAGCATCCGGGCGCGATGACGCACGCCTCCACGGCGGGTTCGCAGCTCGAGGTGCCCGAGGATCTGGTTCGGCTGTCGGTGGGTATCGAGGACGTCGGCGACCTGATCGGTGACCTGCAGCAGGCGTTGGAGGCCTGAGGCTTCTCAGCGCAGCGCCGCACGCACCGTCGCGGCCACCACGGCCAGGTTCACCTCGGCCAGGTCGCTGTCGGCGGCAACCCAACTGCCGCTGGCGATTTCAGCGGCCCGCTGCCACACCCACCGTCGGGCGCGGTCATCGAACGACAGCAGTTCGTCGAGGCCGCCGACGGTGTGCAACAGGGTGATCACCGCGGCGGTCGCCGGGGCGGGTTCGGTGCCGGTGATCAGAACCCGCAGCAGCTGCGACCGCACCCGCGCCGCTCGGTTCCGGTCCGTCAGCAGCCAGGCATAATCGCGGCGAAACCGCTTGGTGTACAGCGGCGTTCGTCTCAGCAGGCCGGCGTACTCCAGCTGGTCCAGCAGCCGGGTTTCGACGTCGCGCTGCAGCTTGGCGACGGCGGATTTCGCGGTGCGCGGCTTGCGTGCCAGTCGTTGCCACGCCCAGCCCGAGGTGGGATCGCCGTCGTCGGGACCCACAAGGGCTATCAGCCGGCCCTCGGGCACCGGCTCGCCGGGCGCGGCCGGCCGCAGCCGCCACTGGTAGGCGAGGTCCAGCAGCACCGCCCCGGCCAGCACGCGGCGGCGCCGGGACGGGTCGAGAGCCGGCTGCGCCGAGGCGTTGTCCAACAGCAGCAACAGCAGCTCCTCGGCGATGGCGGGCATGCGGCGAGGGTGCTTTCTACGGACGCGTCGGACGCCCGCGGGTGGATCAGCCCCGGTACGGCTCGGCGCTGACCAGCGTGACCTTGACGGTGTTGCCGTTGGGCACGGTGTAGGTGCGGGTCTCGCCGACCTTGGCTTCGAGCAAGGCGCCACCGAGCGGGGAGCTCGGCGAGTAGACCTCGAGCTCACCGTCGTTGACGCCCTGCTCGCGGGTGCCGATCAGGAAGGTCTCGGTGTCCGACTCGTCGCCGTCGTAGAACACCTTGACCACCGAGCCGGGCAGCGCGACACCGGACTGGGTGGGCGTCTCGCCGACCTTGGCGGTGCTCAGCAGGTCCTGCAGCTGGCGGATCCGGGCCTCCTGCTGCCCCTGCTCCTCGCGGGCGGCGTGGTAGCCACCGTTCTCGCGAAGGTCGCCCTCTTCGCGGCGGTCGTTGATCTCCGCGGCGATGACCGGGCGGTTGGCGATCAGCTGATCCAGCTCGGCCTTCAACCGGTCGTAGGACTCCTGCGTCAGCCAGGTGACGTCGATATCAGTCATGTGGTCGCGCTCCTCGAGTTGTTGGTCCGCGCTATACGCGTTGGCAGTCTGCCTGTCGTGGCTGCCGGGCTTCCGCGTGTATTGCCGTCTCAGAGCGGCGGTAGTCGCGCTAAAGAAGCAATACACGGTCCCAGCAGGAACCGTGTATGTGTGAAGCATACCACTCGGGCGTCGATCGGGGTTCACGGTTGCGACCCCGCCGGTTGCCCGGCGGGTCACCGACGCGGCAGCGGCGTCAGGGGGTCACCACGGCGCCCGCAGGTAGCCGGGGATGTCGGTCCCGCAACCGTAGGCGTCGCCGACCACCGGCGGGCGACTGGTCTTGACCAGCGCGCTGACCTGCACCGTTTTGTCGGTCGACGGCGCGACGAGCACCTCGCGGCGGCCGGTCTCGCTACCGTCGAGGGAGCGGCCCCGAACAATGCAGACCACCGGCTGCGACGGGTCCTGACGGGTGACGCTGAGCGTGACCTCGACGGTGCGATCGTCGATCAGCTCGAAGCTGGCGAGTTCGCCCTTCACCTCGCTGGTGCCCAACCGCTGGTAGCCCAGGTAGGCGATGAACAGGCCCAGCGCGACGACCAGCACCCCCAGCACGGCGATGACCGGACGGCTGGGGCCGCGGCGCGGTTTGCCGTACCGGGATTCCGGACGCGCGACGACGGCGGTGGGCTCGGATGGGTTCGCCATAGGTGTGGGGTACGTCTCTGCTGGGGGATCGGGTGTCGGTGACCGATCCTCGGAATGGGATCATGGCCACCGACACTTGAGACTAATGCGTGCCCGACGCGGGCCGCGAACGCGACGAGAACGAGTAAGGCGCACGGTGACCAAACTGCGGCTGATGGCGGTGCACGCCCATCCGGACGACGAGTCCAGTAAGGGTGCTGCCACCACCGCGCGTTACGCCGCCGAGGGCCATCGGGTGATGGTGGTGACACTGACCGGTGGCGAGCGCGGCGACATCCTGAACCCCGCGATGGACCTGCCGGACGTGCACGGCCGCATCGCCGAGATCCGCGTCGACGAGATGGCCAAGGCCGCCGAGATCCTCGGTGTCGAGCACACCTGGCTGGGATACGTAGACTCGGGACTACCGGAAGGTGATCCGCTGCCCCCGCTGCCGGAAGGGTGTTTTGCGTTGGTGCCGCTCGAGGAAGCGACCGAGCGACTGGTCAGGGTGATCAGGGAGTTCCGCCCGCACGTCATGACCACCTACGACGAGAACGGCGGCTACCCCCATCCCGACCACATCCGCTGCCACCAGGTGTCGGTCGCGGCGTATGAGGCCGCCGGCGACCATCACCGGTTCCCGGACGCCGGGGAGCCCTGGAACGTCCTCAAGCTCTACTACAACCACGGCTTTCTGCGGCAGCGCATGCAGCTGCTGCAGGACGAGTTCGCCAACCACGGTCGCGTCGGCCCGTTCGAGAAGTGGCTCAAGCACTGGGACCCGGACAACGACGTGTTCGCCAAGCGGGTGACCACCCGGGTCGAATGCTCGGACTACTTCGAGCAGCGTGACGACGCCCTGCGCGCGCACGCCACCCAGATCGACCCGGCCGGCGACTTCTTCACCGCCCCCATCGAATGGCAGCAGCGCCTCTGGCCCACCGAGGAGTTCGAGCTGGCGCGCTCGCGCGTGCCCGTGACGCTGCCGGAGACCGATCTGTTCGCGGGGATCGAACCGGAGAACGAATCATGACAACCGTGCTGCTTGCCGGAATGACGCTGCTGGCTCAGGAGGGACCGCGCAACACCGGTCCGGACTTCGGAAAGGCCAGCCCGTTCGGACTGCTGATCGTGGTGCTGCTGCTCCTCGGCACCTTCGGGCTGGTGTGGTCGATGAACCGGCACCTCAAGAAGTTGCCGGAGTCCTTTGACCCCGAGCACCCCGAACCGGACCAGGCCGTCGACGAGGGCACCGCGGCGATCGGCATCGACATCACCGGGAAAACGCAGGACCCCGATCCTCGGGAGTCCGGTGGCCAACCGCCTGGCTGAGGCCACCAGTCCCTACCTCCGCCAGCACGCCGACAATCCGGTGCACTGGTGGGAATGGACACCGCAGGCCCTCGCGGAGGCCGCGCAGCGCGACGTGCCGATCTTGCTGTCGGTCGGTTACGCGGCATGTCATTGGTGCCACGTGATGGCGCACGAGTCCTTCGAGGACCACCAGGTGGCCGCCGCCATGAACGACGGCTTCGTCTGCATCAAGGTCGACCGCGAGGAACGCCCCGACCTCGACGCCGTCTACATGAACGCGACCGTGGCCATGACGGGTCAGGGCGGCTGGCCCATGACGTGTTTCCTCACCCCGGACGGACGACCGTTCTTCTGCGGCACCTACTACCCAAAAGAGCAGTTCCTGCAGCTACTTTCGGCGGTCCGGGACACCTGGCGCACGCGGCGCTCCGAGGTGGAAGAGTCCTCCGACCACATCTCGGGGGAGCTGCGCAAGATGGCCGGCGGCCTGCCCGACGGCGGGCCGGCGGTGTCGGCGCAACTGTGCGACGCCGCGGTGGCCGCGGTCCTCGCCGACGAGGACACCGCCCGCGGCGGGTTCGGCGGGGCGCCGAAGTTCCCGCCCTCGGCGATGCTGGAGGCGCTGCTGCGCCACCACGAGCGCACCGGCTCGATGCCCGCGCTGGATGCGGTGTCCCGCGTCGGCGAGGCCATGGCGCGCGGCGGAATCCACGACCAGCTGGCCGGCGGTTTCGCCCGCTACAGCGTCGATGATGCTTGGGTGGTACCGCATTTCGAGAAGATGCTCTACGACAACGCATTGCTGTTGCGGGCCTATGCGCACTGGGCCCGCCGCACCGGTGACCCGCTGGCGCTGCGCGTCGCCGGGCAGACCGCGGACTTCCTGCTGCGGGACCTGTCCGCCGACGACATGTTCGTCTCGTCGCTGGACGCCGACGCCGACGGCAGCGAGGGTTCGACCTATGTGTGGACACCGGACCAGCTGAACGCGGTCCTGGGCGCCGACGACGGACACTGGGCCGCAGAGGTTTTCGCCGTCACCGCGGCGGGCACCTTCGAGCACGGCGCCTCGGTGCTGCAGCTGCCCGCCGACCCGCAAGACACCGATCGGCTGCAGCGGGTCAGTGCGGCGCTGCTGGCCGCGCGTGCCGGGCGCGTGCAGCCGGACCGCGACGACAAGGTGGTCACGGCGTGGAACGGCCTGGCGATCACCGCGCTTTGTGAGGCGGCCGTGGCGCTGGGCCGCCCGGAGCTCCTCGCCGCCGCTGCCCGCTGCGCCCGAGCGGTGCTGGACCTGCACCTGGTCGACGGCCGGCTGCGGCGGTCCAGCCTCGGCGCAAGGGTGGGGGACAGTGTGGCCATCCTCGAGGATCACGCCGCGCTGGCGACGGGGCTGCTCACGCTGTATCAGCTGACCGCACAACAACATTGGCTGGAGTCGGCGACCGGGCTGCTCGACACTGCGCTGACGCATTTCGGTGACCCGCAGCGCCCGGGCCGCTGGTTCGACACCGCCGACGACGCCGAGCGGTTGGTGCTGCGCCCGTCCGACCCGGTCGACGGCGCCACCCCGGCCGGGGCGTCGTTGCTGGCCGAGGCGTTGCTGACCGCCGCGCATCTGGCCGACGGAGACCGCGCGGGCAGCTACCGACGCGCCGCCGCCGAGACCCTGGCGGTGCACACCCCGGTGCTGGCCCGCGCGGCGCGCTCGGCCGGGCACTGGCTGGCGGTGGCCGAGGCCGCGGTGCGCGGTCCGTTGCAGATCGCCGTCGCGGTCGGCTCGGCCGACTCACCGCTGCTGGCCGCCGCGCGTCGGCTGGCCCCGGGCGGCACCGTCGTCGTCGGCGGTGCGCTGGACTCCTCGGCGCTGCTCGCGGGGCGGGACCGGGTCGGCGGTGCCGACGCCGCCTACGTGTGCCGCGGCACGGTCTGTGACCTGCCGGTGTCCGACGTCGGGGATCTCGCCGCCGCGCTCGACGTGCCCGTGTAGCGTGGCCGCACATGAGCTTTGAGCCGGATCAGCTGAAGACCTTCGTCACTCGATACCTCGACACCGTGGTCAACGGCAGCGCCGAGGATGTCGCCGCGCTGTACGCCGAGGACGCCACGCTGGAGGATCCGGTCGGCGGCGGGGAGGTCCACATCGGTCGCCAGGCCATCGCCGGGTTCTACAAGAACACCGACGGCGTCGAACTCAGCACCGAGCTGCTGTCTTTCCGCGCCGGCGGGCACGAGGCGGCGTTCGTCTTCGCGATCACGGTGGGCACCATGCGGATCGAGCCCATCGAGGTGATGACCTTCAACAGCGAGGGACTGATCACGTCGATGAAGGCCTACTGGGGCCCGGCCGACGTCACCCAGCAGTAACACCTGAGGGCGCGAGCGCTCATCCTTGTACGCGAATTGCCTCCGATGCGTACAACGATGAGCGCTCGCCCAAGAGAAGCTCAGAACACCGCGAACCACATCGCGATGTAGTGGCAGACCGCCGCCACCGCGGTGCAGGCGTGGAAGAACTCGTGGTGGCCGAATGTCCGCGGCCACGGGTTCGGCCACTTCAGGGCGTAGAGCACGCCGCCGATCGAATACAGTGCGCCGCCCACGATCAGCAGCACCACCGCGGCCACCCCGGCGCCGTGCATGATCGGCCCGATGAACCACGCCGCGACCCAGCCCAACAGGATGTAGAGCGGCACCCCCACCCAACGTGGGGCCGCGGGCCACAGCAGCTTCAGCGCCACCCCGGCCAGCGCCCCGCCCCAGACGATCCAGAACAGCAGCCAGCCGTCGGTGTGCGGCAGGGCAAGCAGCGCGAACGGGGTGTAGCTGCCCGCGATGAAGACGAAGATCATCGAGTGGTCGAGCCGCTTCATCCATTTGCGGGCGGTCTCGGATTTCCAATTCACCCGGTGATAGACGCCGCTGACGGTGAACATCGCGACGCTGGTGAAGGTGTACAGCAAGGTGGCGATGCCGGCCCGGGTGGACTCCACCGACCACGACACCGCGACCAGGGTGATGCCCGCGATCGCGGCGACCACCGCGGAGTACACGTGAATCCAGCCGCGGGCGCGCGGTCTGCCGAGGAACTCGACGACACCGTCGACGACAGCCTCGGGAAAGTCCTCGGCCAAGTCGATTTGGGTGATCTCTTTGCGTCGGATTCCCTCGTCGGCCTTACCGCCGGGGGGAGCGCTCATGTCGTTCTCCGTATCGGCTCCAGCTGTCCGGATCGTGTGGGGTTCACCCCGCCTCACAGTAGTCTGATTTGTCGTGGACATCATTCCCCCGCGACTCAAAGAGCCGGTGTACCGGCTGTATGAGATGCGGCTCAAGCACGACCTGAGGCGATCGCGCTCACAGTTGCCCCGCCACATCGCGGTGCTGTGCGACGGCAATCGACGATGGGCCCGGGACGCGGGGTATGACGACGTCAGCATCGGCTACCGGATGGGCGCGGCGAAGATCGCGGAGATGCTGCGCTGGTGTCAGCGGGCCGGCATCGAGATGACGACGGTGTACCTGTTGTCCACCGAGAACCTGCAGCGCGACCCCGCCGAACTGACCGCGCTCATCGAGATCATCACCGAGGTGGTCGAGGAGATCTGCGCGCCGGCCAACCGATGGAGCGTGCGCACCGTCGGCGATCTGGGGCTGCTGGGCGACGAGACGGCCCGCCGGTTACGGCAGGCGGTCGACTCGACCAACGCGGCGTCGCAGGGCTGTTCGTTCCACGTCAACGTCGCCGTCGGTTACGGCGGTCGCCAGGAGATCGTCGAAGCGGTCCGCGCGTTGCTGTCCAAGGAGTTGGCCAACGGGGCCAGCGCCGAGGAACTGGTCGAGGCCGTCACCGTCGACGCCATCTCGGAAAACCTCTACACCTCCGGGCAGCCCGATCCGGACCTGGTGATCCGCACCTCCGGCGAGCAGCGGCTGTCCGGATTCCTGCTGTGGCAGAGCGCGTACTCGGAGATGTGGTTCACCGAAGCGCACTGGCCGGAGTTCCGGCGCGTCGATTTCCTCCGCGCTCTGCGCGACTACTCCGCCCGGCATCGGCGCTTCGGGGTCTGAAATGGCGGCGCTCTCGGCGGTGGTGTTCGCGCTGAGTTGGTGGCTCGGCCTCTATCTGCTGGCCCGCGACCCGCGCAAGCCGGTGCTGGTGCTGGCCGCGGTCGGGCTGTGCGGTTTCGCCCTGGTGGTGGCGCTGGATGCGGTGCGGGTGGCCGGCGTGGGGGCCGCCGATCTGCTGGGCCGCATCGAGATCTTCCTGGTGGCCGTCCCGGGGGTGGCGTGGTTCGCCGTCCTGCTGGAGCTGGCGCGCTCCGGCGAGCAGTGGCGCGGCCGCGCCGCCGAGGTGGCCGCCGTCGTCGTGGTGGCGGTGCTGGCGCTGGTCGGCGCCGGGCTGGCCGGCGGGGTCGAAGGCCCGCTGCGCTTCGGGCACTGGCTGATGTTCGCGGTCATCTCGCTGGCGTCACTGACGGCCATGGTGCGCGCCGTGCTGCGTCGGCCGCGGCCGGGGTCGGTGGTCGGCGTGGTGGTGGTGGCCACACTGTTCTTCGCGCTGGCCAACGCGATCCTGATCATCCCGCTGGGCCTGGTGCCCAGCGCATTGGCGCTGGCCGCAACGGGTTTCGACGTCCTGCTGCTGGGCGTCGCCGTCGCGCTTTGGGATGCGTTCGACGAGGGGCAGGCGCTGCGGGCCGACATGCTGCGCTCGTTCGCGGGCACCGTACTGGTCGCGACGCTGTTCGGCGGGCAGGCGCTGATCGGCCTGGCCGTCGTCGGCCCGGAGGGCCGCGGCGTGGTGACCGTGCTGCTGTTCACCAGCCTGGCGGTCGCGGTCGCGATCAACGTTCTGGCCGACCCGCTGGCCGGACTGCTGGACCGGCTGACGTTCTCCCCGGCGCTGCGAGCCGATCGCGCGGCCCTGCGCGGTACCGAGGCGGCGCTGCCGCTGCGGGCCGACAACCCCCTCGACGACCTCGACGACGACGCCTTCGCCCGGGTGACGCGCCGCGCGCTGGGCCACTACGGCGACCTGACGAAGCTGGTCGCCAGCCCGCTGACCGCGCTGCCGGTGATCGATGAACGGCTGGCCGCGCGCGGGGCGCCCGATCAGCCGCTGGAGCGGGCCAACGAACTCAAGGCCGTACTCGCCGACCGGATCGCCGCGCTGAAACCGCGCGACGGCGGCGACTTCGGCACCACCGAGGAATGGCGCTACTACAACTCGCTGTACTTTCCCTACGTCCTCGGGGTGCGGGCATACGCCCAGAACGCGACGCCGTCCGGGTTGGACCCGGTGGCCCGGCAGGCCTGGAAATGGTTCGTCACCGAGGTGCCGCAGCGGTCGCTGCACAACTGGCAGAACGCCGCGGCCCGGGTGATCGCCGCCGACCTGCGTTCGGCCGGCGATTTCGGTGCGCGCAGCAGCGCCGAGCGCGTCCAGGCGCACCGAAGTCACTGATCTGGCAGCAGTTGGCAGTGCGCGGTGGCGACCTGGCAG
This DNA window, taken from Mycolicibacterium sp. MU0050, encodes the following:
- a CDS encoding (2Z,6E)-farnesyl diphosphate synthase: MDIIPPRLKEPVYRLYEMRLKHDLRRSRSQLPRHIAVLCDGNRRWARDAGYDDVSIGYRMGAAKIAEMLRWCQRAGIEMTTVYLLSTENLQRDPAELTALIEIITEVVEEICAPANRWSVRTVGDLGLLGDETARRLRQAVDSTNAASQGCSFHVNVAVGYGGRQEIVEAVRALLSKELANGASAEELVEAVTVDAISENLYTSGQPDPDLVIRTSGEQRLSGFLLWQSAYSEMWFTEAHWPEFRRVDFLRALRDYSARHRRFGV
- a CDS encoding nuclear transport factor 2 family protein, giving the protein MSFEPDQLKTFVTRYLDTVVNGSAEDVAALYAEDATLEDPVGGGEVHIGRQAIAGFYKNTDGVELSTELLSFRAGGHEAAFVFAITVGTMRIEPIEVMTFNSEGLITSMKAYWGPADVTQQ
- the trhA gene encoding PAQR family membrane homeostasis protein TrhA; this encodes MSAPPGGKADEGIRRKEITQIDLAEDFPEAVVDGVVEFLGRPRARGWIHVYSAVVAAIAGITLVAVSWSVESTRAGIATLLYTFTSVAMFTVSGVYHRVNWKSETARKWMKRLDHSMIFVFIAGSYTPFALLALPHTDGWLLFWIVWGGALAGVALKLLWPAAPRWVGVPLYILLGWVAAWFIGPIMHGAGVAAVVLLIVGGALYSIGGVLYALKWPNPWPRTFGHHEFFHACTAVAAVCHYIAMWFAVF
- a CDS encoding thioredoxin domain-containing protein produces the protein MLGSPVANRLAEATSPYLRQHADNPVHWWEWTPQALAEAAQRDVPILLSVGYAACHWCHVMAHESFEDHQVAAAMNDGFVCIKVDREERPDLDAVYMNATVAMTGQGGWPMTCFLTPDGRPFFCGTYYPKEQFLQLLSAVRDTWRTRRSEVEESSDHISGELRKMAGGLPDGGPAVSAQLCDAAVAAVLADEDTARGGFGGAPKFPPSAMLEALLRHHERTGSMPALDAVSRVGEAMARGGIHDQLAGGFARYSVDDAWVVPHFEKMLYDNALLLRAYAHWARRTGDPLALRVAGQTADFLLRDLSADDMFVSSLDADADGSEGSTYVWTPDQLNAVLGADDGHWAAEVFAVTAAGTFEHGASVLQLPADPQDTDRLQRVSAALLAARAGRVQPDRDDKVVTAWNGLAITALCEAAVALGRPELLAAAARCARAVLDLHLVDGRLRRSSLGARVGDSVAILEDHAALATGLLTLYQLTAQQHWLESATGLLDTALTHFGDPQRPGRWFDTADDAERLVLRPSDPVDGATPAGASLLAEALLTAAHLADGDRAGSYRRAAAETLAVHTPVLARAARSAGHWLAVAEAAVRGPLQIAVAVGSADSPLLAAARRLAPGGTVVVGGALDSSALLAGRDRVGGADAAYVCRGTVCDLPVSDVGDLAAALDVPV